One Pantoea trifolii genomic region harbors:
- a CDS encoding diaminobutyrate--2-oxoglutarate transaminase yields MMTDKVRIDSFGANAFNGNNDAFLARQAEFESNVRSYPRKLPLAIAKAHGVWITDVENKQYLDCLAGAGTLALGHNHPDVLQSIQNVITSGLPLHTLDLTTPLKDQFSESLLSLLPGQGKDYCLQFTGPSGADAVEAALKLAKKATGRSGVISFSGGYHGMTHGALSVTGNLAPKEAVDGMMPEVQFMPYPHQYRCPLGIGGEAGVKALTYYFDNLINDVESGVRKPAAVILEAVQGEGGVNPAPAEWLQRIRKVTQEHGILLILDEVQAGFARTGKFFAFEHAGIEPDIIVMSKAVGGGLPLAVLGIKKQFDVWSPGHHTGTFRGNQLAMATGLTTLKILKEQDIAGKVAAQGEWLKQQLAAMQKRFPVIGHIRGLGMMIGIEIVKPNEAADHMGSFPADGELSALLQKKCFEAGLILERGGRHGAVLRLLPSLLITNDELAIFLDKFEQALIGAGVKPV; encoded by the coding sequence ATGATGACGGATAAAGTCCGTATTGATAGTTTTGGTGCCAATGCATTCAATGGAAACAACGACGCATTCTTAGCCCGTCAGGCCGAGTTTGAATCTAACGTCAGGAGTTACCCGCGCAAACTGCCTTTAGCCATCGCTAAAGCCCATGGCGTGTGGATCACAGATGTTGAGAATAAACAATATCTTGACTGTCTGGCTGGCGCAGGGACGCTGGCACTGGGTCACAACCATCCTGATGTTCTCCAGAGCATACAAAATGTCATTACCAGCGGCTTGCCGTTACATACTCTTGATCTGACTACACCACTGAAAGATCAATTCTCTGAGTCTTTACTCTCGCTGCTGCCAGGCCAGGGTAAAGATTATTGTCTGCAGTTCACCGGCCCTTCAGGTGCGGATGCAGTAGAAGCCGCGCTGAAGCTGGCGAAGAAAGCCACTGGCCGTAGCGGCGTGATCAGCTTCTCTGGCGGTTACCACGGTATGACGCACGGCGCGCTGTCCGTTACCGGCAACCTGGCACCGAAAGAAGCGGTTGATGGCATGATGCCAGAAGTGCAGTTCATGCCTTATCCTCATCAGTATCGTTGCCCGCTGGGTATCGGTGGTGAAGCTGGCGTGAAAGCGTTGACCTACTACTTCGACAACCTGATCAACGACGTGGAAAGCGGCGTGCGTAAGCCAGCTGCAGTCATCCTCGAAGCGGTTCAGGGCGAAGGCGGCGTAAACCCAGCTCCGGCTGAGTGGCTGCAGCGCATCCGTAAAGTGACCCAGGAACACGGCATTCTGCTGATCCTCGACGAAGTTCAGGCTGGCTTTGCCCGTACCGGTAAATTCTTCGCCTTCGAACACGCAGGTATCGAGCCAGACATCATCGTGATGTCTAAAGCGGTGGGCGGCGGTCTGCCACTGGCCGTGCTGGGCATCAAAAAGCAGTTCGACGTTTGGTCACCGGGTCATCACACCGGTACCTTCCGTGGCAACCAATTGGCGATGGCGACCGGCCTGACCACGCTGAAAATCCTCAAAGAGCAGGATATCGCGGGCAAAGTTGCCGCACAGGGTGAATGGCTGAAACAGCAGCTGGCTGCGATGCAGAAACGCTTCCCGGTCATTGGTCACATTCGTGGTCTCGGCATGATGATCGGTATTGAGATCGTTAAACCGAACGAAGCGGCCGATCACATGGGTAGCTTCCCGGCTGACGGCGAGCTCTCTGCGCTGCTGCAGAAGAAGTGCTTCGAAGCAGGTCTGATTCTGGAACGCGGTGGCCGCCATGGCGCAGTTCTGCGTCTGCTGCCTTCACTGCTGATCACCAACGATGAGCTGGCGATTTTCCTGGATAAATTTGAGCAGGCGCTGATTGGCGCTGGCGTCAAACCTGTTTGA
- a CDS encoding pyridoxal phosphate-dependent decarboxylase family protein — protein MSEVNPILAASAQSIEAYQQAIAQSSAAVVQWLQQPEMYQGKTVAELRERITLDFNPNGLGNQAAIERAIEYFLKDSLSVHHPQCVAHLHCPSLVVSQAAEVLINATNQSMDSWDQSPSATIIEIKLIEWLRAQVGYPAGDAGVFTSGGTQSNLMGLMLARDAFYQRQGHSVQQHGITGDLRKIKVLCSENAHFSVQKNMALLGHGYQSVVQVKSDEFARMDVSDLKAKLAQAEANGEQILAIVATAGTTDAGAIDPLREIADIAAEHNIWVHVDAAWGGALLLSEKYRDYLDGLERVDSVTLDFHKQYFQTISCGAFLLKDERHYELMRYQAAYLNSEFDEEAGVPNLVSKSLQTTRRFDALKLWMGLEALGQKQYAAIIDHGVTLAQEVAKFVTSEPRLELVMQPQLASVLFRYRPEQLTDTAQIALFNQRIGDALLDSGRANVGVTENQGVTCLKLTLLNPTVTLEDVKVLLALVEKTANQLLSV, from the coding sequence ATGTCTGAAGTAAACCCGATTCTGGCCGCCTCTGCACAGAGCATTGAGGCGTACCAGCAGGCGATTGCCCAGAGCAGCGCCGCGGTTGTGCAGTGGCTGCAACAGCCTGAGATGTATCAAGGCAAAACCGTTGCCGAACTGCGCGAGCGTATCACGCTCGACTTCAATCCAAACGGCCTGGGTAACCAGGCCGCGATTGAACGCGCGATTGAATATTTCCTGAAAGACAGTCTTTCAGTGCATCACCCACAATGTGTGGCGCATCTGCATTGCCCTAGCCTGGTAGTAAGCCAGGCAGCAGAAGTGCTGATCAACGCCACCAACCAGAGTATGGATTCGTGGGATCAGAGCCCTTCTGCCACCATCATTGAGATCAAACTGATCGAATGGCTACGTGCGCAAGTGGGTTATCCGGCCGGCGACGCAGGTGTGTTCACCAGCGGCGGCACCCAGAGCAACCTGATGGGCCTGATGCTGGCGCGCGATGCCTTCTATCAGCGCCAGGGCCACTCGGTGCAGCAGCACGGTATCACCGGCGATCTGCGTAAGATCAAAGTGCTGTGCTCTGAAAACGCGCACTTCTCCGTACAGAAGAACATGGCGCTGCTTGGCCACGGCTATCAATCTGTGGTGCAGGTGAAGTCTGATGAGTTCGCCCGTATGGATGTGTCAGACCTGAAAGCCAAACTGGCGCAGGCCGAAGCCAACGGGGAACAGATCCTGGCGATCGTTGCGACCGCCGGTACCACCGATGCCGGTGCTATCGATCCGCTGCGTGAAATTGCCGATATCGCTGCCGAGCACAACATCTGGGTACACGTTGATGCAGCCTGGGGCGGCGCGCTGTTGCTGTCCGAGAAGTATCGCGACTACCTTGATGGTCTGGAGCGGGTGGATTCCGTCACGCTGGACTTCCACAAGCAGTATTTCCAGACCATCAGCTGCGGTGCGTTCCTGCTGAAAGATGAGCGTCATTACGAGCTGATGCGCTATCAGGCGGCTTATCTGAACTCTGAGTTTGACGAAGAGGCCGGCGTACCGAATCTGGTTTCCAAATCACTGCAGACCACGCGTCGTTTCGATGCATTAAAACTGTGGATGGGCCTGGAAGCGCTGGGTCAGAAACAGTACGCGGCGATCATCGATCACGGCGTGACGCTGGCGCAGGAAGTGGCGAAGTTTGTCACCTCTGAACCGCGCCTCGAGCTGGTAATGCAGCCTCAGCTGGCGAGCGTGCTGTTCCGCTATCGTCCAGAGCAACTGACCGATACCGCTCAGATTGCCCTGTTCAACCAGCGCATCGGCGATGCGCTGCTGGATTCAGGCCGTGCCAACGTCGGCGTGACCGAGAATCAGGGCGTGACTTGCCTGAAGCTGACCTTGCTGAACCCAACCGTGACGCTGGAAGATGTTAAAGTCCTTCTGGCGCTGGTTGAGAAAACCGCCAATCAGCTGCTGAGCGTGTAA
- a CDS encoding LysR family transcriptional regulator yields the protein MALDIALLHAVVAVAKAGGFREAARITGSNPSRLSDAVRRAEEQLGVRLFNRTTRTVALTEAGRALMSRLLPAMNEVDAALDALNTFRDTPGGTLRLNVPVSAARIVLPAIVPGFLQRYPDIQLEVVAESNVQDVFRDSCDAGIRYDDHLEQDMVALPIGPRTQRFALAASPAYLAQFGTPQHPRDLVRHRCLHGRYATGVIAEWEFTCGEETVRLQPKGPLICSIGAAMDLTVEAAIAGCGVVYLFEDWIKTPLSDGSLQPILPDWWQSFSGLWLYYNDRRLIPAPLQAFLDYVRELNSSAEAQRGDSSRGFDHMSSCCLLL from the coding sequence ATGGCATTGGATATCGCGCTACTGCACGCGGTGGTGGCGGTGGCAAAAGCGGGTGGTTTTCGCGAGGCGGCGCGTATCACCGGCAGCAATCCGTCGCGTTTAAGTGATGCGGTGCGGCGCGCTGAAGAGCAGCTCGGCGTGCGGCTGTTTAATCGCACCACGCGCACCGTGGCGTTAACCGAAGCCGGCAGGGCACTGATGTCGCGCCTGCTTCCGGCGATGAATGAAGTGGATGCGGCGCTGGATGCGCTGAATACGTTCCGCGATACGCCGGGCGGCACCTTGCGCTTGAACGTGCCGGTGAGCGCCGCGCGCATCGTGTTACCGGCGATTGTGCCGGGATTTCTGCAGCGCTATCCCGATATCCAGCTCGAAGTGGTGGCGGAAAGTAATGTGCAGGACGTGTTCCGCGATAGCTGTGATGCTGGCATTCGTTACGACGATCATCTGGAGCAAGATATGGTGGCGCTGCCGATCGGCCCGCGTACCCAGCGCTTTGCGTTGGCGGCATCTCCAGCGTATCTGGCGCAGTTCGGCACGCCGCAGCATCCGCGCGACCTGGTGCGGCATCGCTGTTTGCACGGGCGCTATGCGACGGGTGTGATTGCCGAATGGGAATTCACCTGCGGCGAAGAAACCGTGCGTTTGCAGCCGAAAGGTCCGCTGATTTGCAGTATCGGCGCGGCGATGGATCTCACGGTGGAGGCCGCGATTGCTGGCTGCGGCGTGGTTTATCTTTTCGAGGATTGGATCAAAACGCCGCTGAGTGATGGCAGTCTGCAACCGATTCTGCCGGATTGGTGGCAAAGCTTCTCCGGCCTGTGGCTCTACTACAACGATCGTCGGTTAATTCCGGCACCGCTGCAGGCGTTTCTGGATTATGTGCGTGAGTTAAATTCAAGCGCAGAGGCGCAACGCGGCGATTCATCGCGTGGGTTTGACCATATGAGCTCATGTTGCCTGCTGTTGTAG
- a CDS encoding aldo/keto reductase family oxidoreductase: MSHPALTYTLGDRQVARLGYGAMQLAGPGVFGPPKDEARALQVLRDAVAAGVNHIDTSDFYGPHITNQLIKKALHPYTDDLVIVTKLGARRDEKGGWLPAFTPEALTQAVEDNLRNLGLDVMEVVNLRSMLDVHGPKEGSLEPQVEAMIKLKERGLIRHIGLSNVTAKQVADAQAMTPIACVQNLYNLANRQDEALVDQLAAQGIPYVPFFPLGGFSPLQSDRLSEVAKELNATPLQVALAWLLQRSPNILLIPGTSSPEHLKQNMASAEVKLTPEVLQRLDSIAQP; encoded by the coding sequence ATGTCTCATCCAGCATTGACTTACACCCTTGGCGATCGCCAGGTTGCACGACTCGGTTACGGTGCCATGCAGTTAGCCGGTCCCGGCGTGTTTGGTCCGCCGAAAGACGAAGCGCGTGCTTTGCAGGTGCTGCGCGATGCCGTCGCGGCAGGCGTGAATCACATTGATACCAGTGACTTCTATGGTCCGCACATTACCAATCAGCTGATCAAGAAGGCGCTTCATCCTTACACCGACGATCTGGTAATCGTCACCAAACTGGGCGCGCGTCGTGACGAGAAAGGCGGCTGGTTACCGGCGTTTACACCAGAAGCGTTGACGCAAGCAGTGGAAGATAACCTGCGTAATCTCGGACTGGATGTGATGGAAGTGGTGAATCTGCGTTCGATGTTGGACGTGCATGGGCCGAAGGAAGGTTCGCTGGAGCCGCAGGTTGAGGCGATGATCAAGCTGAAAGAGCGCGGGCTGATTCGTCATATTGGTCTGAGCAACGTTACCGCCAAACAGGTGGCCGATGCCCAGGCGATGACGCCGATCGCCTGCGTGCAGAACCTCTACAATCTGGCCAATCGCCAGGATGAGGCCTTGGTTGATCAGTTGGCAGCACAAGGCATTCCTTACGTGCCGTTCTTCCCGCTCGGCGGTTTTTCACCGCTACAATCGGATCGGCTCAGCGAGGTGGCAAAAGAACTGAACGCCACGCCACTGCAGGTGGCGCTGGCCTGGCTGCTGCAGCGTTCGCCTAACATTTTGCTGATTCCGGGCACCTCATCGCCGGAGCACCTGAAGCAGAACATGGCGAGTGCCGAGGTGAAACTTACGCCTGAAGTTTTGCAGCGTTTGGATAGCATCGCGCAGCCATAA
- the pdxR gene encoding MocR-like pyridoxine biosynthesis transcription factor PdxR — MRSLYADHVLERMQFMPEGTLQQRLLSCMQAAIAEGIFPRATRLPATRDLARELSVSRNTVLNVYENLMAQGYVTARTGSGTWIAENLPEGSLNTPRNEATVEALTAKPAAISKRGASLLGHANASPYQWGAFVPGAPDVTQFPHKLFSQIQARLNREPDIERLIYSSNGGCPQLRAALAEYLSVARSVRADANQIIITEGIHQAVDLVSRVLCDPGDQVWIEEPGYWGTRNLLRINGLKINAIAVDEHGLIPDLPPRSRAPKMIFVTPSHQYPLGVHLSLERRKQLLDLARKHKTWLVEDDYDSEFRFSGQPFPSLQGFEPDAPVIYMGTFSKTLYPALRLGYLVVPKALAQPLRVAAAELYRGGHLLVQRALAEFIQKGHYMSHIRRMRKLYSQRRRFMVSLIERYLGAAFLPVVNHEAGLHLVMNLPTGCDDVAVAALALRRGVKVRPLSQYYMHPQERRGLLLGFACVDERQCQDAFGTLKGCLAEMGII, encoded by the coding sequence TTGCGAAGTTTGTACGCCGATCATGTATTAGAGCGCATGCAGTTTATGCCGGAAGGAACATTGCAGCAGCGTTTGCTGAGCTGTATGCAAGCCGCTATCGCTGAAGGCATTTTTCCGCGTGCCACGCGCTTGCCCGCCACGCGCGATTTGGCGCGTGAGCTGTCGGTGTCGCGAAATACGGTGTTAAATGTGTACGAGAATTTGATGGCGCAAGGCTACGTCACGGCGCGCACCGGCAGCGGCACCTGGATTGCAGAAAACTTGCCGGAAGGATCGCTTAACACACCGCGCAATGAAGCAACTGTCGAAGCGTTGACCGCGAAACCGGCGGCGATTTCTAAACGCGGCGCCTCGCTGCTCGGCCATGCCAATGCCTCGCCGTATCAGTGGGGCGCTTTTGTGCCTGGCGCGCCGGATGTCACGCAGTTCCCGCATAAACTTTTCAGCCAGATCCAGGCGCGTTTGAATCGTGAACCGGATATTGAACGGCTGATCTACAGCAGCAACGGCGGCTGTCCGCAGCTGCGCGCCGCGCTGGCGGAGTATCTCAGCGTGGCGCGTTCGGTGCGTGCCGATGCCAATCAAATCATCATCACCGAAGGGATTCATCAGGCGGTGGATTTGGTTTCACGCGTGCTGTGCGATCCTGGCGATCAGGTGTGGATCGAAGAGCCCGGTTATTGGGGTACGCGCAATCTGCTGCGCATTAATGGCTTGAAAATCAATGCCATTGCGGTGGATGAGCATGGTTTAATTCCCGATTTGCCGCCACGCAGTCGCGCACCGAAGATGATTTTCGTGACACCGTCACACCAATATCCGCTGGGCGTGCATCTCAGCCTGGAACGCCGCAAGCAACTGCTCGATCTGGCGCGCAAACACAAAACCTGGCTGGTGGAAGATGATTACGACAGCGAGTTTCGCTTCTCCGGCCAGCCATTTCCCTCACTGCAAGGCTTCGAGCCGGATGCGCCGGTAATTTATATGGGCACTTTTAGCAAGACGCTCTATCCGGCGCTGCGCCTCGGTTATCTGGTGGTGCCAAAAGCGCTGGCGCAGCCGCTGCGTGTGGCGGCGGCGGAACTGTATCGCGGCGGCCATTTGCTGGTGCAGCGTGCGCTGGCGGAGTTCATCCAGAAAGGGCATTACATGTCGCACATTCGCCGCATGCGTAAGCTCTATAGTCAGCGGCGGCGCTTTATGGTTAGCCTGATTGAGCGTTATTTAGGGGCTGCTTTTTTGCCGGTGGTGAATCACGAGGCGGGATTGCATTTGGTGATGAATTTGCCAACCGGCTGTGACGATGTGGCGGTCGCCGCGCTGGCGCTGAGGCGCGGCGTGAAGGTGCGGCCGCTGTCGCAATATTATATGCATCCGCAGGAGCGGCGCGGGTTGCTGCTGGGTTTTGCCTGCGTCGATGAGCGGCAGTGTCAGGATGCGTTTGGTACCTTGAAAGGGTGTTTGGCGGAGATGGGGATAATTTGA
- the gabT gene encoding 4-aminobutyrate--2-oxoglutarate transaminase translates to MEGKNSQLQQRKDDALPRGTGNLCQWYVEHAENATLRDGEGNSWIDFAGGIAVLNTGHRHPRIVQAIADQLAKFTHTAFQVTPYESYVALAERLNRVVPIAGKAKTAFFSTGAEAVENAVKVARAATRRHGIITFGNSFHGRTFMTMAMTGKVAPYKRDFGPMPASVWHARYPNSVTGISVDDALSSLQDIFTQDIAPQDVAAIVLEPIQGEGGFHVAPPEFFNRLRALADEHGILLIADEVQTGFARTGKLFAMDHYAVKPDLITMAKSLAGGMPLSAVSGRAEIMDAPGPGGLGGTYAGNPLAIASAHAVLDVIADEKLCERSAQLGAQLTDFLHSARSQCSSITDIRGLGSMIAVEFASAQTAQTIQQQAMARGLLLLTCGPQGNVIRFLYPLTIPDAQFGQALEILSSVLSQHADS, encoded by the coding sequence ATGGAAGGTAAAAACAGCCAGTTGCAGCAACGTAAAGATGATGCCCTGCCACGCGGCACCGGCAATCTTTGTCAGTGGTATGTCGAGCACGCGGAGAACGCCACGCTGCGCGATGGTGAAGGTAACAGCTGGATCGATTTCGCCGGCGGCATCGCGGTGCTGAACACCGGTCACCGCCATCCGCGCATCGTGCAGGCGATTGCCGATCAGTTAGCGAAATTTACCCATACCGCATTCCAGGTGACGCCGTACGAGAGCTATGTGGCGCTGGCTGAACGCCTCAATCGCGTGGTACCAATTGCCGGTAAAGCCAAAACTGCTTTCTTCTCCACCGGCGCAGAAGCGGTCGAAAACGCGGTGAAAGTGGCACGGGCGGCGACGCGCCGTCACGGCATCATCACCTTCGGCAACTCTTTCCACGGTCGTACTTTTATGACCATGGCGATGACCGGCAAAGTGGCACCTTACAAACGCGACTTCGGCCCGATGCCCGCGTCGGTTTGGCACGCGCGCTATCCCAACAGCGTGACCGGCATCAGCGTTGATGATGCGCTATCCAGTTTGCAGGACATCTTCACTCAGGACATCGCACCACAGGATGTTGCCGCTATTGTGCTGGAGCCGATTCAGGGCGAAGGCGGCTTCCACGTCGCGCCGCCTGAATTCTTCAACCGTCTGCGTGCGCTAGCCGATGAGCACGGCATTCTGCTGATTGCCGATGAGGTGCAAACCGGCTTTGCCCGTACCGGCAAGCTGTTTGCGATGGATCACTATGCGGTGAAACCGGATCTCATCACCATGGCGAAAAGCCTCGCGGGCGGCATGCCGTTATCGGCGGTCAGCGGCCGCGCCGAGATTATGGATGCGCCAGGTCCGGGTGGATTGGGCGGTACTTACGCCGGTAACCCGCTGGCGATTGCCTCAGCGCATGCGGTGCTGGACGTGATCGCCGACGAGAAGCTGTGTGAACGCTCTGCACAACTCGGCGCGCAGTTAACCGACTTCCTGCACAGCGCGCGCAGTCAGTGCTCCTCCATCACCGATATCCGCGGCCTTGGCTCGATGATCGCGGTGGAGTTTGCCAGCGCGCAAACCGCGCAAACTATCCAGCAACAGGCGATGGCGCGTGGGCTGCTGCTGCTCACCTGCGGCCCGCAGGGCAATGTCATCCGCTTCCTCTATCCGCTCACCATTCCTGATGCACAGTTCGGTCAGGCGCTGGAAATCCTCAGCAGCGTGCTGAGTCAACACGCCGATTCGTAA